In one window of Hyalangium gracile DNA:
- a CDS encoding metallophosphoesterase: protein MPPESQLVVGVGDIHGRFHRVEAWMDALEAARGRPVDLVLAVGDVEAFRRADDHRRKAAKRAMPAEFAEYADGLKRMKRPLYFIGGNNEDFEALHDTPEGCELAPNVHYLGRAGLRQVKGLRIAYLSGIHAPRFFEQPLKRPASLDTAKQAGYFRAPEVEKISGVRDVDILLVHEWPRGIVQRARDEGLSTGRPLPSYWIGNPITRRLVDTLRPRWVLCGHSHKGFAVTLGGEGHRPVSRIACLDQAARPDEAVFWLEYEGREPVRAGWGLSGEVAWKAGEQWSLLRLPAVRPAGAEQDGEMEEMEPG, encoded by the coding sequence ATGCCTCCAGAATCCCAGCTCGTGGTCGGCGTGGGAGACATCCATGGGCGCTTCCACCGGGTGGAGGCGTGGATGGATGCGCTGGAAGCGGCGCGCGGTAGGCCCGTGGATCTGGTGCTGGCGGTGGGGGACGTGGAGGCCTTCCGGCGCGCGGATGACCACCGGCGCAAGGCGGCCAAGCGCGCCATGCCGGCCGAGTTCGCCGAGTACGCGGACGGGCTGAAGCGGATGAAGCGGCCGCTGTACTTCATTGGCGGCAACAACGAGGACTTCGAGGCGCTGCACGACACGCCCGAGGGCTGCGAGCTGGCGCCCAACGTGCACTACCTGGGGCGTGCGGGGCTGCGGCAGGTGAAGGGGCTGCGCATCGCCTACCTGTCGGGCATCCACGCGCCGCGCTTCTTCGAGCAGCCGCTGAAGCGGCCGGCGTCGTTGGACACGGCGAAGCAGGCCGGCTACTTCCGCGCGCCCGAGGTGGAGAAGATCTCCGGTGTCCGGGACGTGGACATCCTGCTGGTGCACGAGTGGCCGCGCGGAATCGTCCAGCGCGCCCGGGACGAGGGGCTGTCCACCGGCAGGCCCCTGCCGTCCTACTGGATTGGCAACCCCATCACGCGGCGGCTGGTGGACACCCTCCGGCCGCGCTGGGTGCTGTGTGGGCACTCGCACAAGGGGTTCGCGGTGACGCTGGGAGGCGAGGGCCACCGTCCGGTGTCCCGCATCGCCTGTCTGGATCAGGCCGCCCGCCCGGACGAGGCGGTGTTCTGGCTGGAGTACGAGGGCCGGGAGCCCGTGCGCGCCGGCTGGGGCCTGTCCGGCGAGGTGGCGTGGAAGGCCGGGGAGCAGTGGTCCCTGCTGCGCCTGCCGGCCGTCCGCCCCGCGGGGGCCGAGCAGGACGGTGAGATGGAGGAGATGGAGCCGGGCTGA
- a CDS encoding two-component regulator propeller domain-containing protein, whose amino-acid sequence MRWLAALVLGLGLAWEASALDPDKALIQFPHRAWQTADGLPQNSVLNLAQTPDGYLWGGTWEGLVRFDGVRFTTYDKTNTPALPGRSVRGLTTGPDGTLWIAMTEGIAGWRQGAFFPVVPPPGTLLAEPRDLLAARDGSLWIATYGFGVSRMFQGRFQTWRAADGLGSDKVVALADDAAGAIWAGSDSGLQRWNGRSWEAPISFEGQERVSVQSLMRAPDGTLWAGTEKGDVYRLEGGSMRRVPEASIPGAPVVSILVDRAGSLWVGSLGLGVVRLAGGRRSVLDSKNSLAGDQVSDLLEDAEGNLWIGTDARGLHRLKDAPFTSYGAPEGLASEMVLTIRETRDGSIWFGMVGGGVTRLRDGKMTSWSERDGLILDRVRAIAEGPDGSVWLGTRDGLSRWQAGRFTSYGTAQGLSDTRAYLLDVDTQGTLWVGTPTGLTRWTGERFEPFTPRGGLPGQNLSALLASARGGLWVGTNGGGLARLRDGQSTVLAPEGGQLNSRIMALHEDEAGTLWAGTNDGLFRWKDGHVHRFSVAEGLFDNRIFQILPDERGHLWMSSNKGISRVAVKDLEAVADGRLPRVTARVYGAEDGMRSEECNALGSPAGWRDHNGRLWFPTIRGAVAYTPGPEATRAPPPPVTIEELRVDDRTIPRSELDHIPRGEGKVEFHYTSAGLRAPQQLHFRYQLEGVDTDWVQAGPRREAYYTRLPPGSYRFRVAAEYLDGGGAAPGAELTFYLKPRLHQTWAFRVACALLAVLLVAGGVWLRLHQARGREQELQARVDQRTAELATVNADLQVRLQELQSTREQLVHAEKMAAVGTLAAGVGHELNNPLAFIISNLHFVAGEVRDSGVQAADPPRWKEVQQALSDTLQGTERMRRIIQDLKTFSRAKPRQLKPVELHTVLDLAITMADVEIRHRARRVKDYGTPPIVLGDETQLGQVFLNLLINAAQALPQGQVDRHEIRVTTRKDERGHAVVAVSDTGQGIPPEVLPRIFEPFFTTKPVGVGTGLGLALCHSYVHDMGGEIRVRSELGRGTTFEVCLPPAPRHLLGVPSTEPGSTSSPSGPMSRLMVIDNEPLILTALSRTLAPEHEVVPFTSARQALERLRAGEHFELILCDLMMPDMTGMELYDTLVREMPRLAECLVFLTGVAFTEGARAFLDRTHLPCLEKPFEPEALRTRIRELLIQRAHPAA is encoded by the coding sequence GTGCGGTGGCTCGCGGCGCTCGTGCTCGGGCTCGGCCTGGCCTGGGAGGCCTCGGCGCTGGACCCGGACAAAGCCCTGATCCAGTTCCCCCACCGCGCATGGCAGACGGCGGACGGGCTGCCCCAGAACAGCGTCCTGAACCTGGCGCAGACACCGGATGGCTACCTCTGGGGCGGCACCTGGGAAGGCCTGGTGCGCTTCGACGGAGTGCGCTTCACCACCTACGACAAGACGAACACCCCGGCCCTCCCCGGCCGCTCGGTCCGCGGGCTGACGACGGGCCCGGACGGCACGCTGTGGATCGCAATGACCGAGGGCATCGCGGGCTGGCGCCAGGGCGCCTTCTTCCCGGTCGTGCCACCTCCCGGGACGCTCCTGGCCGAGCCCCGGGATCTGCTGGCGGCACGGGACGGAAGCCTCTGGATCGCCACCTACGGCTTCGGCGTCTCGCGGATGTTCCAGGGCCGGTTCCAGACCTGGAGAGCCGCCGACGGGCTTGGCAGCGACAAGGTCGTCGCGCTCGCCGATGACGCGGCGGGCGCCATCTGGGCGGGCAGCGACAGCGGACTGCAGCGGTGGAATGGAAGGAGCTGGGAGGCCCCCATCTCCTTCGAGGGCCAGGAGCGAGTGTCGGTGCAGTCGCTGATGCGGGCCCCGGACGGCACGCTCTGGGCCGGCACCGAGAAGGGCGACGTCTATCGCCTCGAGGGTGGGAGCATGCGGCGGGTGCCCGAGGCGAGCATTCCGGGGGCGCCGGTCGTCTCGATTTTGGTGGACCGCGCGGGCAGCCTCTGGGTCGGCAGCCTGGGGCTGGGAGTGGTCCGACTGGCCGGCGGTCGGCGCTCGGTGCTGGACTCGAAGAACTCGCTGGCGGGCGACCAGGTGAGCGATCTGCTCGAGGACGCCGAGGGCAACCTCTGGATCGGCACCGATGCCCGGGGCCTGCATCGGCTCAAGGATGCGCCCTTCACCTCCTACGGGGCTCCGGAGGGCCTGGCGAGCGAGATGGTGCTGACCATCCGCGAGACGCGGGACGGCAGCATCTGGTTCGGCATGGTGGGCGGCGGCGTCACCCGCCTGCGCGACGGGAAGATGACGTCCTGGTCGGAGCGGGACGGGCTCATCCTGGACCGCGTCCGCGCCATCGCGGAGGGCCCCGACGGCAGCGTCTGGCTCGGGACGCGGGACGGGCTCAGCCGCTGGCAGGCCGGCAGGTTCACCTCCTATGGCACCGCCCAGGGGCTGAGCGACACGCGGGCCTACCTGCTCGACGTGGACACCCAGGGCACGCTCTGGGTGGGCACTCCGACCGGGCTCACCCGCTGGACCGGAGAGCGCTTCGAGCCGTTCACTCCGCGCGGAGGCCTGCCCGGCCAGAACCTCTCCGCGCTGCTCGCCAGCGCGCGGGGCGGCCTCTGGGTGGGCACCAACGGCGGCGGACTGGCCCGCCTCCGTGACGGGCAGAGCACCGTGCTGGCACCCGAGGGCGGTCAGCTGAACAGCCGCATCATGGCGCTCCACGAGGACGAGGCCGGCACGCTCTGGGCAGGCACCAACGACGGCCTCTTCCGGTGGAAGGACGGCCACGTCCACCGCTTCTCGGTGGCGGAGGGGCTCTTCGACAACCGCATCTTCCAGATCCTCCCCGATGAGCGCGGCCACCTGTGGATGAGCAGCAACAAGGGCATCTCCCGCGTGGCCGTGAAGGACCTGGAGGCCGTGGCCGACGGCCGCCTCCCGCGCGTCACCGCCCGCGTCTACGGCGCGGAGGATGGGATGCGCTCGGAGGAGTGCAACGCGCTCGGCTCTCCCGCAGGGTGGAGGGACCACAACGGCCGGCTCTGGTTCCCCACCATCCGAGGCGCCGTGGCCTACACGCCGGGCCCCGAGGCCACGCGTGCGCCCCCACCTCCCGTGACCATCGAGGAGCTCCGGGTGGACGACCGGACCATCCCCCGCTCGGAGCTGGACCACATCCCCCGAGGCGAGGGCAAGGTCGAGTTCCACTACACCTCCGCTGGCCTGCGCGCTCCGCAGCAGCTCCACTTCCGCTACCAGCTGGAGGGCGTGGACACGGACTGGGTGCAGGCCGGCCCCCGGCGCGAGGCCTACTACACGCGCCTGCCGCCCGGCAGCTACCGGTTCCGCGTGGCCGCCGAGTACCTGGACGGCGGAGGCGCCGCCCCCGGCGCGGAGCTGACGTTCTACCTGAAGCCCCGCCTCCACCAGACGTGGGCGTTCCGGGTGGCGTGCGCGCTGCTCGCCGTGCTGCTGGTGGCCGGCGGCGTGTGGCTGCGCCTGCACCAGGCCCGCGGGCGCGAGCAGGAGCTGCAGGCCCGCGTCGATCAGCGCACCGCCGAGCTGGCCACCGTCAATGCCGACCTGCAGGTCCGGCTCCAGGAGCTGCAGTCCACCCGCGAGCAGCTCGTCCACGCGGAGAAGATGGCGGCGGTGGGCACCCTGGCCGCGGGCGTGGGGCACGAGCTCAACAACCCCCTGGCCTTCATCATCTCCAACCTCCACTTCGTGGCCGGGGAGGTGCGCGACTCCGGCGTGCAGGCCGCGGATCCCCCGCGCTGGAAGGAGGTGCAGCAGGCGCTCTCGGACACGCTGCAGGGCACCGAGCGCATGCGCCGCATCATCCAGGATCTCAAGACGTTCTCCCGCGCGAAGCCGCGGCAGCTGAAGCCCGTGGAGCTGCACACGGTGCTGGATCTGGCGATCACCATGGCGGACGTGGAGATCCGCCACCGCGCCCGCAGGGTGAAGGACTACGGCACGCCGCCCATCGTGCTTGGGGACGAGACCCAGCTGGGCCAGGTGTTCCTCAACCTGCTGATCAACGCCGCCCAGGCCCTGCCCCAAGGCCAGGTGGATCGGCACGAGATCCGCGTCACCACCCGGAAGGACGAGCGCGGCCATGCGGTGGTGGCGGTGAGCGACACCGGCCAGGGCATCCCTCCCGAAGTCCTCCCCCGCATCTTCGAGCCCTTCTTCACCACCAAGCCGGTGGGCGTGGGCACCGGGCTGGGGCTCGCCCTCTGTCACTCGTACGTCCACGACATGGGCGGAGAGATCCGCGTGCGCAGCGAGCTGGGACGCGGCACCACGTTCGAGGTCTGCCTGCCTCCGGCGCCCCGGCACCTGCTGGGCGTCCCTTCCACCGAGCCCGGGTCCACGAGCTCGCCCTCCGGGCCGATGAGCCGGCTGATGGTCATCGACAACGAGCCCCTCATCCTCACCGCCCTCTCGCGCACGCTCGCGCCCGAGCACGAGGTAGTGCCCTTCACCAGCGCGCGCCAGGCCCTGGAGCGGCTCCGAGCCGGAGAGCACTTCGAGCTCATCCTCTGCGATCTGATGATGCCGGACATGACGGGCATGGAGCTGTACGACACGCTGGTCCGCGAGATGCCCCGGCTGGCCGAGTGCCTGGTCTTCCTGACCGGCGTCGCCTTCACCGAGGGCGCGCGCGCGTTCCTGGATCGCACGCACCTGCCCTGCCTGGAGAAGCCCTTCGAGCCCGAGGCGCTGCGCACCCGCATCCGCGAGCTGCTCATCCAGCGAGCGCACCCCGCGGCCTGA